The following is a genomic window from Sphingorhabdus sp. Alg231-15.
GAAATGTTCATCGAACCATCCGGGAACGAGGGTTGCCATACTCATCGGGGGCTGAAAATGGCTTTCGATCAGATAGTCTCCGCGGTCAACATAGGTTGCCATCTGGTCCTCGTTCCAGACATTCATCTCTTGCCCTTCAGGCATCAAAGCGACGACTGGGCAGGCAATGTTGAGAGATATTTCATCGCCGGACTTTTCGATCCCGCTGTTGATCAGCAAATTGCTGGACGCCAATGCTCCGGCCGCCACGACTACACCTTTGCGCGCCCTTATAGTGCGTTTGCGGCCATCGCGGAGCGTGACCTTGACCGCTTCGGCAACGCGCGTATTCTGCGCGCCATCCTTCCAAACAATTTCGTTTGCTTCAGCGCCGTCCAATATCCGCGCGGGCTTAATACGATCTGTACTGGTGGCATGGGTAAGGAAACTCTCCGGCATTGCTTTCTTGCGGCCATAGGGACAACCGGTGTTGCAATAGCCGCAATAGACACATTCGCTATCCGGTGTTTTGGGACCATAATTTTTCTGAAACCATGCTGCAATGGCCTGCTTGTCCATCGGGTCGTTGGATTGCGCTGCATATTTGTTCCAGCCGTCGAGCAGGTGGGGGCCGTTATTTCGTCCTGATATTGCTGATATTTCGGAAACCTCCAGTGCGTTCTCAACCGCCTCATAGCTTATTGTGAGTTCCGCTTCGCTTACTGGCGCGCCCAGAGCATCCCAGGTCTTGTATACATCCTCAGCCTGGGGATGGACGAGGCCAGCATGTTTCATGCGCAGACAAATGCCGTTGTTGATAACGGTCGAACCTCCAACCACGCGTCCCTGAAAGACGATAACATCGCGATCTTTGGTCGTTTGCAACGCACCATCCTTGAACAGACGCGCCGTCATTCGGGCTTCTTCATGCGTGATGCGGGAAGAGGGGTAGTTATGGCCCGCTTCGACGATGAGCACTTCGTGCCCTTCATCAGTCACTGAAGCGGCAGCTACCGCACCGCCTGCGCCAGATCCTATGACGAGGACATCCACTTCTTCAGGAACGGCATCATGTCCGACAAACACTTCGGCTTTTAGGTCGCGTCTGGGTTCACGCCTGACCGGCAGCTCACCAGGGGCGGAACGGTCCCGCTGGCCCGGCAACTCATATTTTAGTCGCTGGTAAATCGGATTGTCGAAATTCAATTCTTCATCGCCGCGTTCCCAGTGGCCGTAATATCCAGCGAGGATCACGCCCCTGGTGCGGGCGATATCCTGAAACAGGTCCACCCGGCTGTTCTGCAGACGACGGCGGATCAACGATTGA
Proteins encoded in this region:
- a CDS encoding GMC family oxidoreductase N-terminal domain-containing protein, encoding MQKPFNPLQARMLKALTQTLFHDTPMAISPSQVVENLQEHFSNIDGDKPKEIGLALYGLFLILGGPFFLLAPPKMRQSLIRRRLQNSRVDLFQDIARTRGVILAGYYGHWERGDEELNFDNPIYQRLKYELPGQRDRSAPGELPVRREPRRDLKAEVFVGHDAVPEEVDVLVIGSGAGGAVAAASVTDEGHEVLIVEAGHNYPSSRITHEEARMTARLFKDGALQTTKDRDVIVFQGRVVGGSTVINNGICLRMKHAGLVHPQAEDVYKTWDALGAPVSEAELTISYEAVENALEVSEISAISGRNNGPHLLDGWNKYAAQSNDPMDKQAIAAWFQKNYGPKTPDSECVYCGYCNTGCPYGRKKAMPESFLTHATSTDRIKPARILDGAEANEIVWKDGAQNTRVAEAVKVTLRDGRKRTIRARKGVVVAAGALASSNLLINSGIEKSGDEISLNIACPVVALMPEGQEMNVWNEDQMATYVDRGDYLIESHFQPPMSMATLVPGWFDEHFRRMLNYNRLVSAGVLFPADRLGKMEDGKLKLKVGEPELALLRRALATMTKVHFLNGAIEVYPALLKGQTLRRGMSDSEIDNFYRDAIIEPDDVVLSSSHPHGGNAINVDPAKGVVDLDQRVHGTSNVYVTDASVMPSCIRVNAQLTTMAMAHRAMAGKNRFG